From Nitrobacter sp. NHB1, a single genomic window includes:
- a CDS encoding class I SAM-dependent methyltransferase, which yields MNDWIEYYDSPHTIYVSKLHRDVHFRIIARDIVGYIPSKHSAVLDYACGEALSAETVADACGRLILAEPAPGVRGRLVARFAPNTKIRVRSLEELRRMEEKSVDLAVMNSVAQYMTPTALDAAFAVIRRLLKPAGRLVLGDILQPNVGMTGDVVALLRFAAKHGFVKDALRGLARTALSDYRQLRTRIGLQRYSEAEMLAKLAAAGFTATRAPANIGHNPSRMTFVARHAFERGRNADAAR from the coding sequence ATGAATGACTGGATCGAGTACTACGACTCCCCCCACACGATTTACGTCAGCAAGCTGCACCGCGACGTGCATTTCAGGATCATCGCCCGCGACATCGTCGGCTACATCCCGTCGAAGCATTCCGCCGTACTGGACTACGCCTGCGGCGAAGCGCTCTCCGCGGAAACGGTGGCCGATGCCTGCGGCCGGCTTATCCTGGCGGAGCCCGCGCCGGGCGTTCGCGGTCGGCTGGTCGCGCGGTTCGCGCCCAACACAAAAATCCGGGTGCGCTCGCTGGAGGAACTCCGGCGCATGGAGGAGAAGTCCGTCGATCTGGCGGTGATGAACTCGGTCGCACAGTACATGACGCCGACCGCGCTCGACGCCGCATTCGCCGTGATCCGCCGTCTGCTCAAGCCCGCCGGCCGTCTGGTGCTGGGCGACATCCTGCAACCGAATGTAGGAATGACCGGCGACGTGGTCGCACTGCTTCGCTTCGCGGCGAAGCATGGCTTCGTGAAAGACGCGCTACGAGGGCTGGCCCGCACGGCCCTGTCCGACTATCGGCAGCTCCGCACCAGGATCGGGCTGCAACGTTACAGCGAGGCGGAGATGCTGGCCAAGCTCGCGGCCGCCGGATTCACAGCGACGCGGGCGCCGGCGAATATCGGCCATAATCCGTCGCGCATGACGTTTGTGGCACGGCACGCCTTCGAGCGTGGCCGCAACGCGGATGCCGCAAGGTAG
- a CDS encoding Dps family protein yields MTQAKSSLSQRKVNPELDTPTDLSQEGVDKISAAMNTILADTFALYLKTKNFHWHVSGRHFRDYHLLLDEQSQQIFGTTDDIAERVRKIGGTTLRSIGQVAKLQTLEDNDESYVPPREMLRELMNDNKKVVAAMRKAHDICDKYEDVATASLLENFIDATERRTWFLFEASRQEGGNEA; encoded by the coding sequence GTGACCCAAGCCAAAAGTTCCCTTTCGCAGCGGAAAGTCAATCCCGAGCTGGATACGCCGACCGATCTTTCGCAGGAAGGCGTCGACAAGATTTCGGCCGCCATGAACACTATCCTGGCCGATACCTTTGCGCTCTACCTCAAGACCAAGAACTTCCACTGGCATGTCAGCGGCCGGCATTTCCGCGACTACCATTTGCTGCTCGACGAGCAGTCGCAGCAGATTTTCGGCACCACCGACGATATCGCCGAGCGGGTTCGCAAAATCGGCGGCACGACGCTACGCTCGATCGGTCAGGTCGCGAAGCTACAGACCCTCGAAGACAACGACGAGAGCTATGTCCCGCCGCGCGAGATGCTGCGCGAACTGATGAACGACAACAAGAAAGTCGTAGCGGCCATGCGCAAGGCCCATGATATCTGCGACAAGTATGAGGACGTTGCGACCGCGAGCCTGCTCGAGAATTTCATCGACGCGACTGAGCGGCGCACCTGGTTCCTGTTCGAGGCGAGTCGTCAGGAAGGCGGCAACGAGGCCTGA